One window from the genome of Grus americana isolate bGruAme1 chromosome 14, bGruAme1.mat, whole genome shotgun sequence encodes:
- the KIAA1191 gene encoding putative monooxygenase p33MONOX has protein sequence MSSRQPDAPALEQGGGARPGKMSLPVGVPRRAFSYDDALEDTAPMTPPPADLCANVLWKQPVIPERKYQELSKIEEGDASMNAPVITPSSSTESVNKVPVVKAKATHIIMNSLITKQTQESIQRFEQQAGLRDAGYTPHKGLTTEETKYHRVAEAVHKLKMQSGEMTKDDRQTSSAQSTPSSTPHSSPKHKTRGWFSQGSSTSITGQDFAMEAGGDKLLSERWSLFGPKAIQKSTNDPGGFTIQSYKGAQKPSPMELMRAQATRMPEDPVTFKPPKMDIPVTEGRKQSPRSHSIKPRDLNVLTPTGF, from the exons ATGAGCTCGCGGCAGCCGGACGCTCCCG CGCTGGAgcagggcggcggggcccgCCCGGGCAAGATGTCGCTGCCCGTCGGTGTGCCGCGGCGGGCCTTCAGCTACGACGACGCCCTGGAGGACACGGCGCCCATGACGCCGCCGCCCGCTGACCTGTGCGCCAACGTCCTCTGGAAGCAGCCGGTCATCCCCGAGCGCAAGTACCAGGAGCTCTCGAAG ATTGAGGAAGGGGATGCTAGCATGAATGCACCTGTCATAACTCCATCATCATCCACTGAAAGTGTGAACAAGGTACCTGTGGTGAAGGCCAAGGCCACTCATATCATCATGAACTCTCTCATTACAA AGCAGACTCAGGAGAGCATTCAGCGCtttgagcagcaggcagggctgagagATGCTGGCTACACTCCCCACAAAGGCCTCACTACTGAGGAGACCAAGTATCACCGAGTGGCTGAGGCCGTGCAC AAGCTAAAAATGCAGAGTGGAGAGATGACAAAAGATGACAGACAGACTTCTTCTGCTCAGTCCACTCCAAGCAGCACtccccactcctctcccaaGCATAAAACCAG GGGTTGGTTTAGTCAGGGATCCTCTACTTCTATCACTGGCCAAGACTTTGCCATGGAAGCTGGTGGGGACAAATTGCTATCTGAAAGATGGAGCTTGTTTGGACCCAAAGCCATCCAGAAATCCACCAATGATCCAG gaGGATTTACCATCCAATCCTATAAGGGTGCCCAGAAGCCATCCCCAATGGAGCTGATGCGTGCTCAGGCTACTAGGATGCCAGAGGATCCAGTCACCTTCAAGCCACCCAAAATGGACATTCCAGTCACAGAAGGGAGGAAACAGTCTCCACGTTCCCATAGTATCAAACCTCGAGATCTGAACGTGCTCACTCCCACTGGGTTCTAG
- the ARL10 gene encoding ADP-ribosylation factor-like protein 10 isoform X2: MAPAGALRDLTLALGAAVAALGSLLFIAWKIYFRGTGTGTDWGGWWERELRELRDRDPPGDALDWRQVLVLGLDGAGKSSVLHYICSQTARERIAPTRGFNSAQLYVEGLEMDLLEVGGSQNLRAYWPHYLSQAHVLVFVVDSVDRSRLLMARQELHALLAAEPHLPLVVLANKQDKSDALSAAELREELALHTLCEQRELFLLPTSATWASLSTATSVLRVKSLLVTLLSQP; the protein is encoded by the exons ATGGCTCCGGCCGGCGCCCTCCGGGACCTGACGCTGGCCCTGGGGGCCGCCGTGGCCGCCCTCGGCTCCCTCCTGTTCATCGCCTGGAAGATCTACTTCcgcggcaccggcaccggcaccgacTGGGGCGGCTGGTGGGAGCGGGAGCTGCGGGAGCTGCGGGACCGAGATCCCCCCGGCGACGCG CTGGACTGGCGGCAggtgctggtgctggggctggatggggcagggaagagcagcGTCCTGCACTACATCTGCAGCCAGACGGCCAGGGAGCGCATCGCACCCACCCGCGGCTTCAACTCTGCCCAGCTCTATGTCGAGGGGCTGGAGATGGACCTGCTGGAGG TGGGCGGCAGCCAGAACCTGCGAGCGTACTGGCCCCACTACCTGAGCCAGGCACATGTGCTGGTGTTCGTGGTGGACTCGGTGGACAGGTCGCGTCTGCTGATGGCGCGCCAGGAGCTGCACGCGCTGCTGGCCGCAGAGCCCCATCTGCCCCTGGTCGTGCTGGCCAACAAGCAG GACAAGAGCGATGCCCTGAGTGCAGCAGAGCTGCGGGAGGAGCTGGCCCTGCACACGCTCTGCGAGCAGCGGgagctcttcctcctgcccaccAGCGCGACCTGGGCCAGCTTGAGCACCGCCACCAGCGTCCTCCGTGTGAAGAGCCTGCTGGTCaccctgctctcccagccctga
- the ARL10 gene encoding ADP-ribosylation factor-like protein 10 isoform X1: protein MAPAGALRDLTLALGAAVAALGSLLFIAWKIYFRGTGTGTDWGGWWERELRELRDRDPPGDADDGPWGPSCSPSCWGRGPRSEPPLEPTRLEIAGLAAGAGAGAGWGREEQRPALHLQPDGQGAHRTHPRLQLCPALCRGAGDGPAGGGRQPEPASVLAPLPEPGTCAGVRGGLGGQVASADGAPGAARAAGRRAPSAPGRAGQQAGQERCPECSRAAGGAGPAHALRAAGALPPAHQRDLGQLEHRHQRPPCEEPAGHPALPALSPHRGQKGSHPQHGPSLGSTEQGRKWLGGSPGAQTRW, encoded by the exons ATGGCTCCGGCCGGCGCCCTCCGGGACCTGACGCTGGCCCTGGGGGCCGCCGTGGCCGCCCTCGGCTCCCTCCTGTTCATCGCCTGGAAGATCTACTTCcgcggcaccggcaccggcaccgacTGGGGCGGCTGGTGGGAGCGGGAGCTGCGGGAGCTGCGGGACCGAGATCCCCCCGGCGACGCG GATGACGGCCCTTGGGgaccctcctgcagcccatcctgctggggaaggggtcCCCGGTCTGAACCACCCCTGGAGCCCACCAGGCTGGAGATAG CTGGACTGGCGGCAggtgctggtgctggggctggatggggcagggaagagcagcGTCCTGCACTACATCTGCAGCCAGACGGCCAGGGAGCGCATCGCACCCACCCGCGGCTTCAACTCTGCCCAGCTCTATGTCGAGGGGCTGGAGATGGACCTGCTGGAGG TGGGCGGCAGCCAGAACCTGCGAGCGTACTGGCCCCACTACCTGAGCCAGGCACATGTGCTGGTGTTCGTGGTGGACTCGGTGGACAGGTCGCGTCTGCTGATGGCGCGCCAGGAGCTGCACGCGCTGCTGGCCGCAGAGCCCCATCTGCCCCTGGTCGTGCTGGCCAACAAGCAG GACAAGAGCGATGCCCTGAGTGCAGCAGAGCTGCGGGAGGAGCTGGCCCTGCACACGCTCTGCGAGCAGCGGgagctcttcctcctgcccaccAGCGCGACCTGGGCCAGCTTGAGCACCGCCACCAGCGTCCTCCGTGTGAAGAGCCTGCTGGTCaccctgctctcccagccctgaGCCCGCACAGGGGGCAGAAAGGATCCCACCCCCAGCACGGCCCCTCTCTGGGAAGCACGGAACAAGGACGGAAGTGGCTGGGTGGGAGCCCTGGAGCTCAGACTCGCTGGTAG
- the ARL10 gene encoding ADP-ribosylation factor-like protein 10 isoform X3 has protein sequence MAPAGALRDLTLALGAAVAALGSLLFIAWKIYFRGTGTGTDWGGWWERELRELRDRDPPGDALDWRQVLVLGLDGAGKSSVLHYICSQTARERIAPTRGFNSAQLYVEGLEMDLLEGQERCPECSRAAGGAGPAHALRAAGALPPAHQRDLGQLEHRHQRPPCEEPAGHPALPALSPHRGQKGSHPQHGPSLGSTEQGRKWLGGSPGAQTRW, from the exons ATGGCTCCGGCCGGCGCCCTCCGGGACCTGACGCTGGCCCTGGGGGCCGCCGTGGCCGCCCTCGGCTCCCTCCTGTTCATCGCCTGGAAGATCTACTTCcgcggcaccggcaccggcaccgacTGGGGCGGCTGGTGGGAGCGGGAGCTGCGGGAGCTGCGGGACCGAGATCCCCCCGGCGACGCG CTGGACTGGCGGCAggtgctggtgctggggctggatggggcagggaagagcagcGTCCTGCACTACATCTGCAGCCAGACGGCCAGGGAGCGCATCGCACCCACCCGCGGCTTCAACTCTGCCCAGCTCTATGTCGAGGGGCTGGAGATGGACCTGCTGGAGG GACAAGAGCGATGCCCTGAGTGCAGCAGAGCTGCGGGAGGAGCTGGCCCTGCACACGCTCTGCGAGCAGCGGgagctcttcctcctgcccaccAGCGCGACCTGGGCCAGCTTGAGCACCGCCACCAGCGTCCTCCGTGTGAAGAGCCTGCTGGTCaccctgctctcccagccctgaGCCCGCACAGGGGGCAGAAAGGATCCCACCCCCAGCACGGCCCCTCTCTGGGAAGCACGGAACAAGGACGGAAGTGGCTGGGTGGGAGCCCTGGAGCTCAGACTCGCTGGTAG
- the NOP16 gene encoding nucleolar protein 16, with protein sequence MPKAKGKSRRQKYSYNLNRKRLYRSARRRAAPRIACSHIRHAWDPTKSVAQNLAEMGLAEDPNKAVPIPKKKLLGMEVESDGWEQGKKLVRKPYVVNEMEYEASLPEKKSNTLSRDLIDYVRYMIQNHGENYKEMARDEKNYYQDTPKQIKRKINVYKNFYPEEYKDFIVSLKQENMDVQ encoded by the exons ATGCCGAAGGCGAAGGGAAAGAGCCGGCGGCAGAAGTACTCCTACAACCTCAACCGCAAGCGGCTCTACCgcagcgcccgccgccgcgctgccccGCGCATCGCCTG CTCCCACATCCGCCATGCCTGGGACCCGACCAAGTCGGTGGCGCAGAACCTGGCCGAGATGGGCCTGGCCGAGGATCCCAACAAGgccgtccccatccccaagAAGAAGCTGCTG GGGATGGAAGTGGAAAGTGATGGATGGgagcaaggaaagaaattagTGCGGAAGCCCTATGTGGTGAACG AGATGGAATATGAGGCCAGTCTCCCTGAGAAGAAGTCAAACACGCTCTCACGAGACCTCATTGACTACGTGCGGTACATGATACAGAACCACGGGGAGAACTACAAG GAAATGGCTCGAGATGAGAAGAATTACTACCAGGATACTCCCAAGCAGATTAAGAGAAAGATCAATGTGTACAAGAATTTCTATCCCGAAGAGTATAAGGATTTCATTGTATCACTCAAGCAGGAAAACATGGACGTGCAGTGA
- the HIGD2A gene encoding HIG1 domain family member 2A, mitochondrial, producing MAAGPPPPLEPSPLPVFSEEGFGDKFLRKTRENPLVPLGCLCTVGVLTYGLISFKRGNIRQSQLMMRARILAQGFTFAALLGGMVVTAMKSRQ from the exons ATGGCGGCCGGGCCTCCCCCGCCGCTGGAGCCCAGCCCGCTGCCGGTGTTCAGCGAGGAGGGCTTCGGGGACAAGTTCCTGCGCAAGACCCGCGAGAACCCCCTGGTGCCCCTCG gctgcCTCTGCACTGTCGGCGTCCTGACCTACGGACTGATCAGCTTCAAGAGGGGCAACATCCGTCAGTCTCAGCTGATGATGCGGGCACGTATCCTGGCCCAGGGCTTCACCTTCGCGGCCCTCCTGGGAGGCATGGTGGTCACAGCCATGAAATCTAGACAGTGA
- the CLTB gene encoding clathrin light chain B isoform X2 produces MADDFGFFSSSEGAGAEEDPAAAFLAQQESEIAGIENDEGFGPTDGESAAAPGGQAAPPEPAGFQNGGATVNGDVFQESNGPTDAYAAIAKADRLTQEPESIRKWREEQKKRLEELDAASKVTEQEWREKAKKDLEEWNLRQNEQMEKNRANNRASEEAFLKESKEETPGSEWEKVAQLCDFNPKSSKQSKDVSRMRSVLISLKQTPLSR; encoded by the exons ATGGCCGACGACTTCGGCTTCTTTTCCTCGTCCGAGGGGGCCGGCGCCGAGGAGGACCCAGCCGCCGCCTTCTTGGCGCAGCAGGAGAGCGAGATCGCGGGCATCGAGAACGACGAGGGCTTCGGGCCGACCGACGGCGAATCGGCCGCCGCCCCAGGCGGGCAGGCGGCCCCGCCGGAACCGG CTGGTTTCCAGAATGGAGGGGCCACTGTCAATGGAGATGTCTTTCAG GAGTCCAACGGCCCCACGGATGCCTATGCAGCCATAGCCAAGGCTGACCGGCTGACCCAGGAACCTGAGAGCATCCGCAAGTGGAGGGAGGAGCAGAAGAAGCGCCTGGAGGAGCTGG ATGCAGCATCAAAGGTGACTGAGCAGGAATGGCGTGAGAAGGCCAAGAAGGACCTGGAGGAGTGGAACCTGCGTCAGAATGAGCAGATGGAGAAGAACCGGGCAAACAACAG GGCCTCAGAGGAAGCATTCCTGAAGGAGTCCAAGGAGGAAACCCCGGGCTCTGAGTGGGAGAAGGTGGCCCAGCTCTGTGATTTCAACCCCAAGAGCAGCAAGCAGAGCAAGGATGTCTCGCGGATGCGCTCGGTGCTCATCTCCCTCAAACAGACGCCCCTGTCCCGCTAG
- the CLTB gene encoding clathrin light chain B isoform X1, protein MADDFGFFSSSEGAGAEEDPAAAFLAQQESEIAGIENDEGFGPTDGESAAAPGGQAAPPEPAGFQNGGATVNGDVFQESNGPTDAYAAIAKADRLTQEPESIRKWREEQKKRLEELDAASKVTEQEWREKAKKDLEEWNLRQNEQMEKNRANNRIADKAFYQQPDADVIGYVASEEAFLKESKEETPGSEWEKVAQLCDFNPKSSKQSKDVSRMRSVLISLKQTPLSR, encoded by the exons ATGGCCGACGACTTCGGCTTCTTTTCCTCGTCCGAGGGGGCCGGCGCCGAGGAGGACCCAGCCGCCGCCTTCTTGGCGCAGCAGGAGAGCGAGATCGCGGGCATCGAGAACGACGAGGGCTTCGGGCCGACCGACGGCGAATCGGCCGCCGCCCCAGGCGGGCAGGCGGCCCCGCCGGAACCGG CTGGTTTCCAGAATGGAGGGGCCACTGTCAATGGAGATGTCTTTCAG GAGTCCAACGGCCCCACGGATGCCTATGCAGCCATAGCCAAGGCTGACCGGCTGACCCAGGAACCTGAGAGCATCCGCAAGTGGAGGGAGGAGCAGAAGAAGCGCCTGGAGGAGCTGG ATGCAGCATCAAAGGTGACTGAGCAGGAATGGCGTGAGAAGGCCAAGAAGGACCTGGAGGAGTGGAACCTGCGTCAGAATGAGCAGATGGAGAAGAACCGGGCAAACAACAG GATCGCTGACAAAGCCTTTTACCAGCAGCCGGACGCCGATGTGATTGGCTATGT GGCCTCAGAGGAAGCATTCCTGAAGGAGTCCAAGGAGGAAACCCCGGGCTCTGAGTGGGAGAAGGTGGCCCAGCTCTGTGATTTCAACCCCAAGAGCAGCAAGCAGAGCAAGGATGTCTCGCGGATGCGCTCGGTGCTCATCTCCCTCAAACAGACGCCCCTGTCCCGCTAG
- the FAF2 gene encoding FAS-associated factor 2, with amino-acid sequence MAAPEERELTAEQTEKLLQFQDLTGIESMDQCRHTLEQHNWNIEAAVQDRLNEQEGVPSVFNPPPSRPLQVNTADHRIYSYVVSRPQPRGLLGWGYYFIMLPFRFTYYTLLDIFRFALRFIRPDPRSRVTDPVGDIISFIHMFEEKYGRIHPVFYQGTYSQALNDAKRELRFLLVYLHGDDHQDTDEFCRNTLCVPEVITLINTRMLFWACSTNKPEGYRVSQALRENTYPFLAVIMLKDRRMTVVGRLEGLIQADDLINQLMFIMDANQTYLVSERLEREERNQTQVLRQQQDEAYLASLRADQEKERKKKEERERKKKKEEEVQQQKLAEERRRQTLQEEKERKSECLPPEPHPDDPESVKIIFKLPNDSRVERRFHFTQSLTVIHDFLFSLKESPEKFQIEANFPRRVLPCLPTEEWPNPPTLQEAGLSHTEVLFVQDLTDD; translated from the exons ATGGCGGCGCCTGAGGAGCGGGAGCTGACGGCGGAGCAGACCGAGAAGCTGCTGCAGTTCCAG GATTTGACGGGCATAGAGTCCATGGACCAATGTCGTCACACATTGGAGCAGCACAACTGGAACATAGAG GCAGCTGTACAGGACCGACTGAATGAGCAAGAGGGTGTCCCAAGTGTCTTTAATCCTCCTCCATCGCGGCCATTGCAGGTCAATACAGCCGACCACAGGATCTACAGCTATGTTGTCTCAAGGCCACAGCCAAGG GGCCTGTTAGGATGGGGTTACTACTTCATAATGCTTCCATTCCGATTTACCTATTACACATTACTTGATATATTTAG GTTTGCTCTGCGTTTTATACGCCCTGATCCTCGTAGTCGGGTCACTGACCCAGTGGGTGACATTATTTCGTTTATTCATATGTTTGAGGAAAAATATGGGAGGATACACCCTGTCTTCTACCAGGGAACTTACAGCCAG GCACTGAATGATGCCAAGCGGGAGCTGCGCTTCCTGTTGGTTTATCTTCATGGAGATGACCACCAAGACACAGATGAATTCTGCCG CAATACACTGTGTGTACCTGAGGTGATCACCCTCATAAACACTAGAATGCTCTTCTGGGCTTGCTCAACCAATAAACCAGAGGGATACAGAG TCTCCCAAGCTCTGCGAGAGAACACATACCCATTCTTGGCCGTGATTATGCTGAAGGATCGCAGAATGACGGTAGTCGGGCGGCTAGAAGGCCTCATCCAGGCCGATGACCTCATCAATCAACTGATGTTCATCATGGATGCCAACCAGACATACCTGGTGTCCGAACGTCTGGAAAG GGAAGAGAGGAACCAAACCCAAGTtctgaggcagcagcaggatgaggcATATCTGGCATCCTTGCGTGCGGACCAGGAAAAGGAGCGCAAGAAGAAGGAGGAAcgggagaggaagaagaagaaggaggaggaagtgcaGCAGCAAAAACTAGCAGAGGAGAGGCGGCGACAG AcactgcaggaggagaaggagcggAAGTCTGAATGCCTTCCTCCCGAACCACATCCTGATGACCCAGAGAGCGTTAAGATAATTTTCAAGCTGCCTAACGATTCCAGAGTGGAGCGGCGATTCCACTTCACACAGTCATTGACG GTGATCCATGActtcttgttttccttgaaagaaaGCCCTGAAAAGTTCCAGATTGAGGCCAACTTCCCTCGCCgtgtcctgccctgcctccctACAGAGGAGTGGCCCAACCCACCCACgctgcaggaggctggactCAGCCACACGGAAGTCCTCTTTGTGCAGGACCTCACGGACGATTGA